Proteins from a genomic interval of Lacticaseibacillus pabuli:
- a CDS encoding hydrolase gives MTSFDPRGVADHMVDPENTVLTVIDYQPLQVSTINSMNRSKLVDNAELVIRLAKLYKIPIILSTVNVSNGRNADTVPRLRRAIGEDVPSYDRTSINAWEDKEYQAAIKATGRKKILILALWTEACLTFPTLDALKEGYEVYPVVDAVGGTSPIAHETALRRVEQAGAQLTSIAQLACELQRDWNRSETVPGFSKIMSEFGAFPNLN, from the coding sequence ATGACTAGTTTTGACCCACGCGGCGTAGCCGATCACATGGTTGATCCTGAAAATACCGTCCTCACCGTGATTGATTACCAACCCCTGCAAGTTAGCACCATCAACTCGATGAACCGCTCGAAGCTTGTCGACAACGCTGAACTTGTCATTCGTTTGGCCAAGTTGTACAAAATTCCAATCATCCTGTCCACCGTCAACGTCTCAAACGGCCGCAATGCAGATACTGTACCTCGCCTGCGTCGTGCAATTGGCGAAGACGTTCCTAGCTACGACCGCACCTCGATTAATGCCTGGGAAGACAAGGAATACCAGGCAGCCATTAAAGCCACTGGTCGCAAGAAGATTCTGATCCTGGCATTATGGACTGAAGCCTGCCTGACCTTCCCAACCCTTGATGCACTTAAGGAAGGCTACGAGGTTTACCCTGTTGTGGACGCGGTTGGTGGCACATCACCAATTGCCCACGAAACCGCACTGCGTCGCGTTGAACAGGCCGGCGCCCAGCTGACGTCCATCGCGCAGTTGGCTTGCGAACTACAACGGGACTGGAATCGCTCTGAGACGGTACCTGGCTTCAGCAAGATTATGTCTGAATTTGGTGCTTTCCCGAACCTGAACTAA
- a CDS encoding CPBP family intramembrane glutamic endopeptidase has translation MTFKYLKNRIGAIFIFALAAGSIYFYQLGIVFLPQLLKMQAGGTLPRAALEAQMRHYDVWLAGITLILAAIQISCLYWLYRTQLKRRNPLHIGRRKFRLESVFFIVLMYGLVLAANAAVLRFGTPHNQQEVVSEMTILPVTLFFLAAICGPIIEELIFRGVFMNLFWQKDNTLNFWGAVITSGLVFGLLHEPHLTPFLLLYSSLGAILAITYRYHRDLRYSIGLHMLINFFPAVAGLVRAFMH, from the coding sequence ATGACTTTCAAATATTTGAAAAACAGAATCGGGGCCATTTTCATTTTCGCACTGGCTGCCGGTTCCATCTACTTTTATCAATTAGGCATCGTCTTCTTGCCTCAACTGCTGAAGATGCAAGCAGGCGGTACGCTACCCCGTGCTGCTCTGGAAGCGCAAATGCGCCACTATGACGTCTGGCTGGCCGGAATCACCCTCATACTGGCTGCAATCCAGATTAGCTGCCTGTACTGGCTGTACCGAACGCAGCTCAAACGTCGCAACCCCCTGCATATCGGACGGCGTAAATTTCGTTTGGAGTCCGTCTTCTTCATCGTCTTGATGTATGGCCTTGTGCTGGCAGCCAACGCCGCGGTTCTACGTTTTGGCACACCGCACAACCAGCAAGAGGTCGTCAGCGAGATGACTATCCTGCCCGTTACGTTATTTTTCTTGGCAGCAATTTGTGGCCCAATTATTGAAGAGCTCATCTTCCGTGGGGTGTTCATGAATCTATTCTGGCAAAAGGATAACACCTTAAATTTTTGGGGCGCAGTCATTACCTCTGGACTGGTGTTTGGCTTATTACACGAACCACATCTGACGCCTTTCCTCTTGTTATACTCTTCACTAGGCGCAATTTTAGCCATCACGTATCGCTACCACCGAGACCTCCGTTACTCAATTGGTTTGCACATGTTAATCAACTTTTTTCCAGCCGTTGCCGGCTTGGTAAGAGCGTTCATGCACTAA
- a CDS encoding ribose-phosphate diphosphokinase — protein sequence MANLKLFALNGNKPLAEKVAAALKMELAPASVKHFADGEIQIDIEKSIRGADVYIIQSVSDPVNENFMELMIMVDALRRASAHLINVVIPYYGYARADRKARAREPITAKMVANMLEMDGVDRVVTVDLHADQLQGFFDIPVDHLRALPILAQYFVDQGITDNVVAVAPDHSGTKLARKFAEHLGSPLAIIDSRPGDQNIGVIGDVKGKTAVIVDDMIDTGMRIEEAVRALQEAGAEKIYTVATHAVFSAGAATRLAKLPLEKIVVTDTIELPDEKCLPNMVTISVDQLIARAIHLISENQSIHELFED from the coding sequence ATGGCTAATTTGAAGCTGTTTGCACTGAACGGAAACAAACCACTTGCAGAAAAGGTGGCAGCTGCGCTGAAAATGGAACTTGCACCAGCCTCCGTCAAGCACTTCGCTGACGGTGAAATCCAAATCGATATTGAAAAGTCGATTCGTGGTGCTGATGTCTACATCATTCAATCCGTATCTGACCCGGTCAATGAAAACTTCATGGAATTGATGATTATGGTGGACGCTTTGCGGCGTGCTTCCGCGCACCTCATCAACGTCGTTATCCCGTACTACGGGTACGCTCGTGCTGATCGTAAGGCACGGGCCCGCGAACCAATCACTGCGAAGATGGTTGCGAACATGCTCGAGATGGATGGCGTTGACCGCGTTGTCACCGTTGACCTGCATGCCGATCAGTTGCAGGGCTTCTTCGACATTCCAGTCGATCACCTGCGTGCATTGCCAATCTTGGCGCAATACTTCGTCGACCAAGGCATTACCGACAATGTGGTTGCCGTTGCACCCGACCATTCAGGGACTAAACTGGCCCGTAAGTTTGCGGAGCACCTTGGTTCACCACTAGCCATCATTGACTCTCGCCCTGGCGACCAGAACATCGGGGTCATTGGGGACGTTAAGGGCAAGACGGCCGTTATCGTCGATGACATGATTGATACTGGGATGCGGATTGAAGAAGCTGTTCGCGCATTGCAGGAGGCTGGTGCTGAGAAGATTTACACGGTTGCGACACATGCCGTGTTCTCTGCCGGTGCCGCAACGCGATTGGCTAAGCTGCCACTTGAAAAGATTGTGGTGACGGACACGATTGAGCTGCCTGATGAGAAGTGCCTGCCAAACATGGTGACCATCAGTGTGGACCAGTTGATTGCACGCGCGATTCACTTGATTAGCGAAAACCAGTCAATTCACGAATTGTTCGAAGACTAA
- a CDS encoding SLAP domain-containing protein, with amino-acid sequence MKKSAIIAGAAILGASIGIGSKNVNADTPKADAATQQQAQSVKQTTGKFAVGATAVPVYAKAGDAQPISGRTLNPNSSWKFFAESDISGQTWINLGGNQWINVSSTTGTKLYPDSAATTTVTNTQPATTATTTTTPAASETVTSSGTMAIAKGASYQVYAHAGDAQPISGKTLNGPSQWRFFSETVTQGYLWFNVGGNQWIHTDGSDSLRLFYSNTNAATTTTSNGASYTSTPATGSVTINYVPGYGIAVWTAPQGGSVIKGKSLKHGTSWKIHATAQIGKSTWYNLGGNQWIDGHYVKTAGKTVKGGRTVLMGSGTITTNKRLSVYADPDSSKTTRKIGKNVKLKYFGTTNNGQNWYKIGANEWVKASDVK; translated from the coding sequence TTGAAGAAATCAGCAATTATCGCCGGCGCCGCCATCCTTGGTGCCAGCATTGGTATTGGTAGTAAAAATGTAAATGCAGACACACCAAAAGCGGATGCGGCAACCCAGCAGCAGGCGCAGAGTGTCAAACAAACTACCGGCAAATTTGCCGTTGGTGCGACCGCCGTTCCAGTCTACGCCAAGGCCGGTGACGCACAGCCAATCAGTGGTCGGACGCTGAATCCAAACTCAAGCTGGAAATTCTTTGCCGAATCAGATATCTCTGGTCAAACCTGGATTAACCTGGGCGGCAACCAGTGGATTAATGTTTCCAGCACGACGGGCACTAAGCTCTACCCCGATAGTGCCGCCACAACAACCGTAACGAACACCCAGCCGGCAACCACGGCCACAACGACGACCACGCCAGCTGCCTCGGAGACCGTCACGTCTTCTGGCACCATGGCAATCGCAAAGGGTGCGAGCTACCAGGTATACGCACACGCCGGTGACGCACAGCCAATTAGCGGCAAGACGCTGAACGGTCCTTCCCAGTGGCGCTTCTTCTCCGAAACCGTCACCCAGGGCTACCTGTGGTTCAACGTTGGGGGTAACCAGTGGATCCACACGGACGGTAGCGACTCACTGCGGCTCTTCTACAGCAACACGAATGCCGCAACGACCACGACGAGCAATGGGGCTTCTTACACGAGCACGCCTGCTACCGGTAGCGTCACCATCAACTACGTGCCAGGCTATGGCATCGCCGTTTGGACTGCGCCTCAGGGTGGTTCCGTCATTAAGGGCAAGTCTCTGAAGCACGGTACGAGCTGGAAGATTCACGCCACAGCGCAGATTGGCAAGTCAACCTGGTACAACCTCGGTGGTAACCAGTGGATTGATGGGCACTACGTCAAGACGGCCGGCAAGACAGTTAAGGGTGGCCGCACGGTGCTTATGGGTTCCGGCACCATCACAACCAACAAGCGTCTGTCCGTCTACGCTGATCCAGACAGCAGCAAGACCACCCGTAAGATTGGTAAGAACGTCAAGCTGAAGTACTTTGGGACGACCAACAACGGTCAGAACTGGTACAAGATTGGTGCCAATGAATGGGTTAAAGCAAGCGACGTGAAGTAG
- a CDS encoding PTS sugar transporter subunit IIC — translation MTKTVQAKDKADADMKFGDWVSLVSQGIGNTILVILGMGLLLNMLGTTFHWEALAQVGTMAQKLLAPALGVTIAMMLRCTTLVTGATMIAATVGSNAVFFSAAPIAHAATATGWQGAQTAGSVILTSGQPVSAVLAGVFAAVLGKWLTGRTPLDMVLVPFAVSFLGSLVGLAMASVTTPALNWVSERLAATMQVSPVIGAALVSAAWFLFLMTPASSAALAVAVQLDPMSAGAALIGTTVAFVAFTAMSYNQNTIGANIAQTLVTPKIQFSNLLKNPLLAAGPLVVAAGCAVVAVVFFNFKVPYAIAGLGLNSLIAPLWLAPNNPKGLVVLVIFGVVVPVVLSWIFYRSLKLTGRAQTNDLKIDEL, via the coding sequence ATGACCAAAACTGTTCAAGCTAAGGATAAAGCCGACGCCGATATGAAATTTGGCGACTGGGTGTCACTGGTTAGTCAGGGCATCGGGAACACCATCCTCGTCATTCTCGGGATGGGGCTACTGCTTAACATGCTGGGGACGACCTTCCACTGGGAGGCGCTCGCGCAAGTCGGCACGATGGCGCAGAAATTACTTGCGCCCGCGCTGGGTGTCACCATCGCGATGATGCTACGGTGCACCACACTTGTCACCGGGGCCACCATGATCGCCGCTACCGTGGGCTCCAACGCCGTCTTCTTCTCTGCTGCCCCAATTGCACATGCTGCAACGGCAACGGGCTGGCAAGGCGCGCAAACAGCCGGTTCCGTCATCCTCACGAGTGGCCAACCCGTATCTGCTGTGCTGGCAGGGGTCTTCGCCGCTGTGTTAGGCAAATGGCTCACCGGCCGCACACCACTCGACATGGTGCTCGTGCCGTTTGCCGTGAGTTTCCTAGGGTCGCTTGTCGGCCTAGCCATGGCTTCCGTGACGACGCCAGCACTGAACTGGGTGAGTGAACGCCTCGCCGCAACCATGCAGGTGAGCCCAGTTATCGGCGCTGCCCTGGTGTCCGCCGCGTGGTTCCTGTTCCTGATGACGCCCGCTAGTTCCGCGGCGCTTGCCGTCGCGGTCCAGTTAGATCCGATGAGCGCGGGTGCCGCTCTGATTGGCACCACGGTTGCGTTCGTGGCCTTCACCGCGATGTCTTACAACCAAAACACGATTGGTGCCAACATCGCGCAGACCCTCGTCACACCCAAGATTCAGTTTAGCAACCTGCTCAAGAACCCGCTGCTTGCAGCCGGACCACTTGTCGTTGCAGCAGGGTGTGCGGTGGTTGCCGTGGTATTCTTCAACTTTAAAGTGCCATATGCTATCGCAGGGCTGGGTCTGAACTCCCTGATTGCACCACTCTGGCTTGCGCCAAACAATCCAAAGGGCCTGGTAGTTCTGGTCATATTCGGGGTCGTCGTACCCGTCGTCCTGTCCTGGATTTTCTACCGGAGTCTCAAACTGACGGGCCGGGCGCAGACGAACGACCTGAAAATTGACGAACTGTAG
- a CDS encoding branched-chain amino acid aminotransferase, which yields MADKAKPTDFDWNDLGFAYHDLPYRYRAYYKDGKWSDGGLETDSYMRVSEAAQSFHYGQEIFEGAKAYRRKDGGVNLFRPNMNAQRMNRSADRLLMPHFPEDKFIDAMKQVVKANQEFVPPYGTGATLYLRPFFFGTTPMVGVHAASDYTFEIFATPVGAYYKGGLAPTAYVTGSLDRAAHAGTGRAKAAGNYASSLLPGDEAHKAGFSDVVYLDPRLHENIEELGSANFFGITKDGKFQTPKSPSILPSITKYSLLALAPEFGLIPEETTISINDIDRFAEVGAMGTAAVISPVGSITHQGKKHVFYSETKVGPYTQKLYDRLTGIQFGDEPAPEGWIYDVPLK from the coding sequence ATGGCAGATAAGGCAAAACCCACAGACTTTGATTGGAACGACTTAGGATTCGCGTACCACGACCTTCCATACCGCTACCGTGCTTACTATAAGGACGGTAAGTGGAGTGATGGGGGTCTCGAAACCGATTCATACATGCGCGTTAGTGAAGCCGCGCAGAGCTTTCACTATGGCCAGGAAATTTTTGAAGGCGCCAAAGCGTACCGGCGCAAGGACGGTGGGGTAAACCTGTTCCGGCCTAACATGAACGCCCAGCGGATGAACCGCTCAGCTGATCGCCTTTTGATGCCACATTTCCCAGAAGACAAGTTCATTGATGCCATGAAGCAGGTCGTTAAGGCGAACCAGGAATTCGTCCCACCATACGGCACGGGCGCAACGCTTTACCTGCGGCCATTCTTTTTTGGGACGACGCCAATGGTTGGGGTGCACGCCGCCAGCGACTACACCTTTGAAATCTTCGCAACCCCAGTTGGTGCCTACTACAAGGGTGGCTTAGCCCCGACAGCGTACGTTACCGGTTCACTGGACCGTGCTGCCCACGCAGGGACTGGTCGCGCGAAGGCTGCTGGGAACTACGCGTCAAGCCTGCTGCCAGGGGATGAAGCTCACAAGGCCGGGTTCTCCGACGTGGTTTACCTCGACCCTCGGTTGCACGAAAACATTGAAGAGCTGGGCAGTGCCAACTTCTTTGGAATCACCAAGGACGGCAAGTTCCAGACACCAAAGTCACCATCCATTCTGCCATCCATCACTAAGTACTCTCTGCTGGCACTGGCACCTGAGTTTGGTCTAATTCCAGAAGAGACGACCATCTCAATCAATGACATCGACCGATTTGCTGAAGTTGGGGCAATGGGGACCGCCGCGGTTATCTCACCAGTGGGTTCCATCACGCATCAGGGTAAGAAGCACGTCTTCTACTCCGAAACCAAGGTTGGGCCATACACCCAGAAGCTGTACGATCGTTTGACTGGTATTCAGTTCGGGGATGAACCTGCTCCTGAGGGCTGGATCTACGATGTGCCGTTGAAGTAA
- a CDS encoding lactate oxidase — MTVVNGYEQSDREQDLDILNLPSLEAEAKKIIPTGGFGYIEGGSEDNWTLAENTKAFEHAQIVPKALSDMEDPDLSTSIFGIDLKTPVMMAPTAAQGLAHSRGEAATAEGLAAVGGLMAQSTYSSTSIADTAAAGNGAPQFFQLYMSKDWDFNYSLLDEAKKAGIKAIILTVDATVDGYREADIINNFQFPIPMANLTKFSEGDGKGKGIAEIYASAAQKISGADVKRIADYTDLPVIVKGIESPEDALRAIDAGASGVYVSNHGGRQLNGGPASFDVLPSIARAVNHRVPIIFDSGVRRGSHVFKALASGADLVAFGRPTIYGLALGGAKGVASVYKHINHELEITMQLAGTKTVDDIKSAPLTHFSYND; from the coding sequence ATGACAGTAGTTAATGGATACGAACAGAGCGACCGCGAACAGGATTTGGATATTCTCAACCTGCCTAGTCTAGAAGCAGAAGCAAAGAAGATCATCCCTACCGGCGGCTTCGGGTACATTGAAGGCGGCAGTGAGGACAACTGGACACTTGCAGAAAACACGAAGGCATTCGAACATGCCCAGATTGTTCCTAAGGCTTTGTCCGACATGGAAGACCCAGACCTGTCCACCAGCATCTTCGGCATCGATTTGAAGACCCCAGTCATGATGGCACCAACTGCAGCGCAGGGCTTGGCCCACAGCCGCGGCGAAGCAGCCACCGCTGAAGGTCTGGCAGCCGTGGGTGGTTTGATGGCACAGTCCACTTACTCCTCCACTTCAATCGCTGACACAGCAGCAGCCGGGAATGGTGCCCCACAGTTCTTCCAGCTATACATGAGCAAGGACTGGGACTTTAACTACTCCCTGCTTGATGAAGCGAAGAAGGCCGGCATCAAGGCAATCATTCTGACCGTTGATGCAACCGTTGATGGCTACCGTGAAGCCGACATTATTAACAACTTCCAGTTCCCTATCCCAATGGCCAACTTGACCAAGTTCTCCGAGGGTGATGGTAAGGGCAAGGGTATCGCTGAAATCTATGCTTCCGCTGCCCAGAAGATTAGTGGCGCCGATGTCAAGCGCATCGCGGATTACACTGATCTGCCAGTTATCGTCAAGGGGATTGAGTCACCAGAGGATGCCCTCCGCGCCATTGATGCGGGTGCTTCCGGTGTCTACGTTTCCAACCATGGTGGCCGTCAGTTAAACGGTGGTCCAGCAAGTTTCGACGTTCTGCCATCAATTGCCCGCGCGGTTAACCACCGTGTACCAATCATCTTTGACTCCGGTGTTCGTCGCGGCAGCCACGTCTTCAAGGCCCTCGCTTCCGGCGCTGACCTCGTTGCGTTTGGCCGTCCAACCATCTATGGACTTGCACTCGGTGGTGCCAAGGGTGTGGCTAGTGTCTACAAGCACATCAACCACGAGCTGGAGATCACCATGCAGCTGGCCGGCACCAAGACGGTGGACGACATCAAGTCTGCCCCACTGACACACTTTAGCTACAATGATTAA
- a CDS encoding head-tail connector protein: MTVSVEQIQNSLRLPTGTDADMIQNYITAAGDYVRNAVDSEAAAASFAEYSQFDIAVAMLTEFWYQNRGEIATASQEIPFTVISMIQQLRGIFASDL; encoded by the coding sequence ATGACCGTATCAGTAGAACAGATCCAGAATAGTCTTCGATTACCAACCGGCACCGATGCCGACATGATCCAGAATTATATCACCGCAGCGGGTGACTACGTTCGCAACGCCGTGGACAGTGAAGCCGCAGCCGCCAGTTTTGCCGAGTATTCTCAATTCGACATTGCCGTGGCTATGTTGACAGAATTCTGGTATCAAAACAGGGGCGAGATTGCAACGGCCAGTCAAGAGATACCCTTCACTGTTATTAGCATGATTCAACAATTGCGTGGGATATTCGCTAGTGACTTATAG
- a CDS encoding phage major capsid protein: protein MNNADVEKRLNPDASLSVDQPAKADNEKDQNGTDANNKDTADQEQPKHLSGYAVVFNSPSKDLGGFKEVIDPHAFDNVDLSDVYMVSNHDMSQVLASTKGGTLTLNVDDKGLHFDADLADTTAAKDAATNVAAGNMSAMSFTFMEAPDGDTFTKDDSGQVIRTITAVKSLFDVSLVAIPAYDDTNVQVDKRSYTAWMQQTQQQKENTNMTIKTISNEDHTESRNYEDFIRSHGEKRDGLTTTTAGAVVPNEVIKDVLDLKQSDYDLAKYVTVKQVGTPVGTYPVALVNNGTLATKEELAEIGDIDATLFKGVDYKVQTRAGKIYLSDEIVEDSEVNIVAEVKSQLAKLVRNTNNAEITKLLLTFTKVTAANLDDVKHVFNVDLDPALSLSVLTNQDAFNYLDTLKDSEGRYLLQPNVTAPSGKQLFGAPVIVVSNKILATPASGALPMVVGDLAQAVFLAQKNQVETNWEKFDSYTQGLAVILRNDYKQIDPDAARYVEITPATSSTGK from the coding sequence TTGAATAATGCAGACGTAGAAAAGCGCCTGAACCCCGATGCTAGTCTTTCCGTTGACCAGCCGGCCAAAGCAGACAACGAAAAAGACCAAAATGGGACAGACGCCAACAACAAGGATACCGCAGATCAAGAACAACCAAAACATTTATCGGGTTACGCCGTAGTCTTCAATTCGCCAAGTAAAGACCTGGGCGGCTTTAAAGAAGTCATTGACCCACATGCGTTTGATAACGTGGACTTGTCAGACGTTTATATGGTTTCAAATCACGACATGAGCCAAGTTCTTGCCAGCACCAAAGGCGGCACCCTGACCCTTAATGTGGACGACAAAGGACTACACTTCGATGCTGACTTGGCTGATACCACTGCTGCTAAGGATGCCGCTACCAACGTCGCGGCTGGGAACATGTCGGCCATGAGTTTTACTTTCATGGAAGCCCCAGACGGCGACACGTTCACTAAGGACGACAGCGGCCAAGTGATCCGGACTATCACCGCCGTCAAGTCGTTGTTCGACGTCTCACTGGTCGCGATTCCAGCTTATGACGATACCAACGTACAAGTGGATAAGCGCAGCTACACCGCATGGATGCAACAAACCCAACAACAAAAGGAGAATACCAACATGACTATCAAAACTATTTCAAACGAAGATCACACTGAATCCCGCAACTACGAAGACTTTATCCGTTCCCACGGTGAAAAACGTGACGGCTTGACCACTACCACCGCTGGTGCTGTCGTTCCTAATGAAGTCATCAAGGACGTCTTAGACCTCAAGCAATCTGACTATGACCTAGCGAAATACGTCACTGTAAAGCAAGTTGGCACCCCGGTCGGCACTTATCCGGTTGCGCTGGTCAACAACGGCACCTTGGCAACAAAAGAAGAACTTGCAGAAATCGGCGACATTGATGCCACGTTGTTCAAGGGCGTTGATTACAAGGTACAAACCCGTGCCGGCAAGATTTACCTTTCTGATGAAATCGTGGAAGATTCAGAGGTCAACATTGTGGCCGAAGTTAAGAGCCAGTTAGCCAAGTTGGTACGCAACACAAACAACGCCGAAATCACTAAGCTGTTACTTACCTTTACAAAGGTTACTGCTGCCAACCTGGACGACGTGAAGCATGTCTTCAACGTTGACTTAGATCCAGCACTGTCATTGTCAGTATTAACCAACCAAGATGCTTTTAACTACCTGGACACCTTAAAGGACAGTGAAGGCCGCTACTTACTTCAACCAAACGTCACGGCACCATCTGGCAAGCAATTGTTTGGCGCTCCGGTGATCGTGGTAAGCAACAAGATTCTGGCGACGCCTGCCAGTGGTGCATTGCCTATGGTAGTTGGTGACTTGGCACAAGCCGTATTCTTGGCACAAAAGAACCAAGTTGAAACCAATTGGGAAAAGTTCGACAGCTACACCCAAGGCTTGGCCGTCATCTTGCGCAACGACTACAAACAAATTGACCCAGATGCTGCGCGCTATGTCGAAATCACGCCAGCAACTAGTTCCACTGGCAAGTAA
- a CDS encoding phage portal protein, producing MTLFTKATQEPREDNAEPFLDAVISMTNNDSGAYTGVGSLRNSDVYAAVKVIAGDIASNPLEYSDKRISGLLNKAPNSHMTAYAFRFALAVNMLLNGNAFALIQRNNSGQVSGFELIPNADMMVTYDPDIGTVPEYTYTPAGGQSKALDPAEVLHFKSFTQDGYTGLSPLYSLHDEVAIQHTGNKLIRGFFKNGVQGTGILKVNKSALDGKSKNNIRTKFEAANSGDNALKTIILDSDMDYKQLAVNADVVKLVNSNDWTTLQIAKAFGLPPDKLGIESEHSNAVQANVNYLQNTLIGYFKSFTAELDAKLSTGDNRFSFNTDQLFSADPATMQELAVNGLKGSIYTINEARDKIGLPPISGGDRIILTTGTTTLDMIQQTNTQGSGKIE from the coding sequence ATGACCTTATTTACTAAAGCAACTCAAGAACCACGTGAAGATAACGCAGAACCATTCTTAGATGCAGTAATCAGTATGACCAACAATGACAGCGGCGCATACACTGGCGTTGGGTCGCTACGAAATTCAGACGTGTACGCCGCGGTGAAAGTGATTGCTGGCGACATTGCAAGTAACCCACTTGAATATAGCGATAAGCGTATCAGTGGACTACTCAACAAAGCACCAAACAGCCACATGACCGCTTATGCTTTCCGCTTTGCACTGGCCGTCAACATGCTTCTGAATGGTAACGCGTTTGCCTTGATCCAACGCAACAACAGCGGCCAAGTGAGCGGATTCGAGTTGATCCCGAATGCTGACATGATGGTGACTTATGATCCAGACATCGGCACGGTGCCAGAATACACGTATACGCCCGCCGGTGGTCAATCTAAAGCGTTAGACCCTGCCGAGGTGTTACACTTCAAGTCTTTCACACAAGACGGCTATACAGGCTTATCACCGCTTTATAGCTTGCATGATGAAGTGGCAATTCAGCACACTGGTAACAAATTGATTCGTGGCTTCTTCAAGAACGGCGTACAAGGTACTGGGATTCTGAAAGTCAACAAGTCGGCACTTGATGGCAAGTCAAAAAACAATATCCGTACCAAGTTTGAAGCTGCCAACAGTGGCGACAACGCCTTGAAGACCATCATCTTAGATTCAGATATGGACTACAAGCAACTGGCCGTTAACGCTGACGTGGTGAAACTGGTCAACTCAAACGACTGGACGACGCTTCAAATCGCCAAAGCGTTCGGGTTACCACCTGACAAGTTGGGTATCGAGTCCGAGCATTCAAACGCCGTACAAGCCAACGTCAACTACTTGCAAAATACCTTGATCGGCTATTTCAAGAGTTTCACCGCAGAGCTTGACGCTAAGCTTTCAACTGGCGACAACCGTTTCAGCTTCAACACTGACCAGCTTTTCAGTGCTGACCCTGCCACCATGCAAGAACTGGCGGTGAACGGCCTTAAAGGTAGCATCTATACCATAAACGAAGCCCGCGACAAAATCGGCTTGCCACCTATATCGGGCGGTGATCGTATCATTCTCACCACAGGAACAACAACGCTGGACATGATCCAACAGACAAATACTCAAGGGAGTGGAAAAATTGAATAA
- a CDS encoding phage terminase small subunit P27 family → MTGRPPKKVADMRGHMSNKALEDRQAHEDMLFDYEPLVSQAPSWLDPLALQEWARIVPLLKKDIPISELDATLIASHCQAYSDIQRATEQEHKLGMVLDNGRANPAVKQVRDATAQMIRIDSELGLTVFSRTKIHAKGEGKQPDDPFAKLVNQS, encoded by the coding sequence ATGACAGGAAGACCACCGAAAAAGGTTGCAGACATGCGCGGTCATATGAGTAACAAAGCCCTGGAAGACCGCCAGGCGCACGAAGACATGCTTTTCGACTATGAACCGCTAGTATCGCAAGCACCATCGTGGCTTGACCCGCTGGCATTGCAAGAATGGGCGCGTATCGTTCCACTGCTTAAAAAAGATATTCCAATCAGCGAGTTAGATGCCACTTTGATTGCAAGCCACTGCCAAGCGTACTCCGATATTCAGCGCGCAACTGAACAAGAACACAAGTTAGGCATGGTGCTAGACAATGGACGTGCTAACCCCGCAGTCAAGCAAGTACGTGACGCCACGGCGCAAATGATTCGCATTGATTCCGAACTGGGCTTGACGGTGTTCAGCCGCACCAAGATTCATGCTAAGGGTGAAGGCAAGCAACCGGATGACCCATTCGCTAAGTTGGTGAATCAATCATGA
- a CDS encoding HNH endonuclease signature motif containing protein — MAVVKLAVPKKRCEHAGCRTLVPYNVRFCDRHKLPLRAPWLRTDYTTRQATGGRYFTFYKSKQWERLSYSYRLKHPLCEWCERRGLYVPVAVVDHITPIRVDWSRRYDESNLQSLCAECHSIKSHDDIIKYHLPTLKHDDTT, encoded by the coding sequence GTGGCGGTGGTCAAGTTGGCAGTACCGAAGAAGCGTTGTGAGCACGCTGGATGCCGGACGCTGGTACCATACAACGTGCGCTTCTGTGATCGGCACAAGCTACCGCTACGAGCGCCATGGCTTAGGACTGACTACACTACTAGGCAAGCCACTGGAGGCCGATACTTCACGTTCTACAAGTCCAAACAGTGGGAAAGGTTATCGTATTCGTACCGATTGAAACACCCGTTATGCGAGTGGTGCGAGCGTCGTGGCCTATACGTTCCCGTGGCTGTCGTGGATCACATCACACCGATTCGAGTGGACTGGTCACGTCGCTACGATGAAAGCAACTTGCAAAGCCTATGTGCTGAATGCCACAGCATCAAGAGCCACGACGACATCATCAAGTATCACCTACCGACACTCAAACACGACGACACGACTTAA